From one Plantibacter flavus genomic stretch:
- a CDS encoding DNA-3-methyladenine glycosylase family protein encodes MSASASFAAPSLSSVEAALQPTGSVSREAEPMRTVYRPSGPLDVHGTLRLIARGGDGPCYRRTPGGVWLTARTPHGGATLYVSTVRDGRVEATAWGPGAEWMIAGVPELLGRDDDWSELDVSRSPLLTEVSRRNPGLRLSRNRLVFEMLVPSILEQKVTALEAWRAWRLLVRRHGDPAPGPAPEGMVVAPSAETWRMVPSWEWHTAGVGPQRSETVVRSSRLAAAIERTIDEHPDDASRRLQSLPGIGAWTAAEVTLRAHGDPDAVSVGDYHLAASVGQALTGSPVDDDGMLELLAPWAGHRQRVLRLIGRSGIHKPRRGPKITIQDHRHH; translated from the coding sequence ATGTCCGCCTCTGCATCGTTCGCCGCTCCATCACTGTCCTCCGTCGAGGCCGCGCTGCAGCCGACCGGATCGGTGTCGCGCGAGGCGGAGCCGATGCGGACGGTGTACCGCCCGAGCGGTCCACTCGACGTCCATGGCACCCTGCGGCTGATCGCCCGGGGAGGCGACGGACCCTGCTACCGCCGTACGCCTGGCGGGGTCTGGCTGACGGCGCGGACACCGCACGGTGGCGCGACGCTGTACGTCTCGACGGTCCGCGACGGCAGGGTCGAGGCGACCGCCTGGGGCCCGGGAGCCGAGTGGATGATCGCCGGCGTGCCTGAGCTGCTGGGGCGCGACGACGACTGGTCGGAGCTCGACGTGAGCCGGAGCCCGCTCCTCACCGAGGTGTCCCGACGGAACCCGGGGTTGCGGTTGAGCCGCAACCGGCTCGTGTTCGAGATGCTCGTGCCGTCGATCCTCGAGCAGAAGGTGACCGCACTCGAAGCGTGGCGTGCGTGGCGCCTGCTCGTGCGGCGACACGGTGACCCGGCACCAGGGCCGGCACCCGAGGGCATGGTCGTCGCGCCGTCCGCCGAGACCTGGCGGATGGTTCCGAGCTGGGAGTGGCACACGGCGGGTGTCGGGCCGCAACGGTCGGAGACGGTCGTGCGGTCGTCGCGACTCGCCGCCGCGATCGAGCGGACGATCGACGAGCACCCCGATGACGCGTCACGGCGCCTCCAGAGCCTGCCAGGCATCGGCGCATGGACGGCCGCCGAGGTGACGCTCCGAGCGCACGGCGACCCCGACGCCGTGAGTGTCGGCGACTACCACCTCGCAGCCTCGGTGGGTCAGGCGCTCACCGGCTCACCCGTGGACGACGACGGCATGCTCGAGCTGCTCGCACCCTGGGCTGGTCACCGGCAGCGGGTGCTGCGGCTCATCGGCCGGAGCGGCATCCACAAGCCGCGTCGCGGCCCGAAGATCACCATCCAGGACCACCGCCACCACTGA
- a CDS encoding Lrp/AsnC family transcriptional regulator encodes MDNLDRGIIDLLRQNSRAGYGDIGAVVGLSASAVKRRVDRLVADGVIQSFTIQVDPTVDGMQTEAYVELFCRGTVSPNELLRILSGVPEVVDAGTVTGSADAIVHMRARNIPALEDALEKVRIAPNVDHTRSAIVLTRLIHRHID; translated from the coding sequence ATGGACAACCTCGACCGCGGCATCATCGATCTGCTCCGACAGAACTCACGCGCCGGCTACGGCGACATCGGCGCGGTCGTGGGCCTGTCGGCCTCAGCGGTGAAGCGACGCGTCGACCGCCTCGTCGCCGACGGGGTCATCCAGTCGTTCACGATCCAGGTCGACCCCACGGTCGACGGCATGCAGACAGAAGCCTACGTCGAACTCTTCTGCCGCGGCACCGTGTCCCCCAACGAGCTGCTGCGGATCCTGTCGGGCGTCCCGGAGGTCGTCGACGCCGGCACCGTCACCGGGAGCGCCGACGCCATCGTGCACATGCGGGCCCGGAACATCCCAGCCCTCGAGGACGCCTTGGAGAAGGTGCGGATCGCCCCCAACGTCGACCACACCCGCAGTGCGATCGTCCTCACCCGCCTCATCCACCGCCACATCGACTGA
- a CDS encoding acyl-CoA thioesterase, with translation MHLIFRTIAMFLQSRRRARRGERLDTWDVGRIRLSVLPTDLDVLGHMNNGVYLSIFDLGRFDLLIRNGLWDRFKHLGWYPVVSSESITFRKSLQPWQRFTVETRVTGYDDKGVFIEHRVVVGGEIYTQALVRGRFLKRSGGVVALSELIELTGPAPTDLPAWQAQWARDVALPPTKASAPSDW, from the coding sequence GTGCACCTCATCTTCCGCACCATCGCCATGTTCCTGCAGTCCCGCCGTCGAGCCCGCCGCGGCGAGCGCCTCGACACCTGGGACGTCGGACGGATCCGGTTGAGCGTGCTGCCGACCGACCTCGACGTCCTCGGCCACATGAACAACGGTGTCTACCTGTCGATCTTCGACCTCGGCCGGTTCGACCTCCTGATCCGGAACGGACTCTGGGATCGCTTCAAGCACCTGGGCTGGTACCCGGTGGTGTCGAGTGAGAGCATCACGTTCCGGAAATCGCTGCAGCCCTGGCAGCGCTTCACCGTCGAGACCCGCGTGACGGGCTATGACGACAAGGGCGTGTTCATCGAACACCGGGTGGTCGTGGGCGGGGAGATCTACACGCAAGCCCTCGTCCGAGGTCGGTTCCTCAAGCGCTCGGGCGGCGTGGTGGCGCTCTCGGAACTCATCGAGCTCACCGGCCCGGCTCCAACCGACCTCCCTGCATGGCAGGCGCAGTGGGCGAGGGATGTGGCCCTGCCGCCCACGAAGGCGTCGGCACCGAGCGACTGGTGA
- a CDS encoding GntR family transcriptional regulator: MEWTIQAGTSVFEQLRTQVIEAVRDGRLATGAKLPTVRGLADELGIAPNTVAKAYRLLETDGVIETRGRAGTFVSAHGDAIDRQAQLAAAAYADRIRDLGVSPEDAVALVEAALRA, from the coding sequence ATGGAGTGGACGATTCAAGCGGGGACCAGTGTGTTCGAGCAGCTGCGGACGCAGGTGATCGAGGCCGTCCGCGACGGGCGGTTGGCGACCGGCGCGAAGCTCCCGACGGTGCGCGGTCTGGCCGACGAGCTGGGGATCGCACCGAACACCGTCGCGAAGGCGTACCGACTGCTCGAGACCGACGGGGTCATCGAGACCCGGGGACGCGCGGGGACCTTCGTGTCAGCGCACGGCGACGCGATCGACCGGCAAGCGCAGCTGGCGGCGGCTGCGTACGCGGACCGCATCCGGGACCTCGGCGTCTCGCCGGAGGACGCCGTGGCGCTCGTGGAGGCCGCGCTCCGCGCCTGA
- a CDS encoding phytoene desaturase family protein: MHSVEQYDAVIVGGGHNGLTAAAYLARAGKRVLLLERLDHTGGAAVSERPFPGVDARLSRYSYLVSLLPQRIIDDLGLDVRLVRRRFSSYTPDPANPGTGLLIDNRDDDATVASFASIGHPEDAAGIAELHRRIGHLASVLWPTVLEPLRSRSDARDAAIAAAADLGVPAAEVASIWSAVFDEPIGRAIEDAARSDLVRGVVFTDALIGTFARAGDQTLQQNICFLYHLIGGGTGDWDVPVGGMGAVTDALRRAAEEAGAEIRTLAEVTSIQPEHGLVAYVDLAAEAELEATEPMPTLDRFRPRPGVVVRGEWILSGAAPAVLERLLDPAAEQRAAAAAFAAWSAARGTPVQWSGTEAILPTVPAPEDGVPHPEGAQVKVNLLLRRLPKLLDPAVDPAAAFGGTFHINEGWAQLEHAYLEAEAGRIPDPLPCEIYCHTLSDPSILSPELQASGAQTLTVFGLHVPHRLAVAADAVPGGHDAFRDALQAAVLRSLDSVIAEPIEDLLLRDAEGRPCIETRTTLDLERSLAMPGGNIFHGPLSWPFLEDDAPRTTAAERWGVATAHPRVLLCGAGARRGGAVSGLGGHNAAMAVLDA, from the coding sequence ATGCATTCCGTCGAGCAGTACGACGCCGTCATCGTCGGCGGCGGGCACAACGGCCTCACCGCCGCCGCCTACCTCGCACGCGCGGGCAAGCGCGTCCTGCTCCTCGAACGCCTCGACCATACGGGTGGAGCAGCCGTCTCGGAACGTCCGTTCCCCGGCGTGGACGCACGTCTGTCCCGGTACTCGTACCTCGTCAGCCTGCTGCCCCAGAGGATCATCGACGACCTCGGGCTCGACGTCCGGCTCGTCCGGCGCCGCTTCTCCTCGTACACGCCCGACCCCGCGAACCCCGGTACGGGTCTCCTGATCGACAACCGTGACGACGACGCCACCGTCGCGTCGTTCGCGTCCATCGGGCATCCGGAGGACGCCGCGGGCATCGCCGAACTGCACCGTCGTATCGGCCACCTGGCCTCGGTGCTCTGGCCGACGGTGCTCGAGCCGCTCCGCAGCCGTTCCGATGCGCGTGACGCGGCGATCGCCGCCGCCGCGGACCTCGGGGTGCCGGCCGCTGAGGTCGCGTCGATCTGGTCGGCGGTGTTCGACGAGCCGATCGGCCGGGCCATCGAGGACGCCGCGCGTTCCGACCTCGTCCGAGGTGTCGTCTTCACCGATGCGCTCATCGGCACCTTCGCCCGCGCCGGCGACCAGACCTTGCAGCAGAACATCTGCTTCCTCTACCACCTGATCGGCGGCGGGACGGGCGACTGGGACGTCCCGGTCGGCGGCATGGGCGCGGTCACGGACGCGCTGCGCCGCGCGGCCGAGGAGGCCGGCGCCGAGATCCGGACGCTCGCCGAGGTGACCTCCATCCAGCCGGAGCACGGGCTCGTCGCCTACGTGGACCTCGCCGCGGAAGCGGAGCTCGAGGCGACCGAACCGATGCCGACGCTCGACCGGTTCCGGCCCCGCCCCGGGGTCGTCGTCCGCGGCGAGTGGATCCTGTCGGGCGCTGCCCCGGCGGTGCTGGAGCGCCTCCTCGACCCGGCGGCGGAGCAGCGGGCGGCCGCGGCCGCATTCGCCGCGTGGTCGGCAGCGCGGGGGACGCCGGTGCAGTGGAGTGGTACCGAAGCGATCCTTCCCACGGTGCCAGCGCCGGAGGACGGTGTCCCGCATCCCGAGGGCGCTCAGGTGAAGGTGAACCTGTTGCTGCGGAGACTCCCGAAGCTCCTCGACCCGGCCGTCGATCCGGCGGCGGCGTTCGGCGGCACCTTCCACATCAACGAGGGCTGGGCCCAGCTGGAGCACGCGTACCTCGAGGCGGAGGCCGGCCGGATCCCCGACCCGCTGCCGTGCGAGATCTACTGCCACACCCTGAGCGACCCGAGCATCCTCTCGCCGGAGCTGCAGGCCTCAGGGGCGCAGACGCTCACCGTGTTCGGCCTCCATGTGCCGCACCGGCTCGCGGTCGCGGCGGACGCGGTCCCCGGCGGCCACGACGCCTTCCGTGACGCACTGCAGGCCGCGGTGCTGCGATCGTTGGACTCGGTGATCGCGGAGCCGATCGAGGACCTGCTGCTGCGCGACGCCGAGGGGCGGCCCTGTATCGAGACGCGGACGACGCTCGACCTCGAGCGCTCCCTGGCGATGCCGGGCGGGAACATCTTCCACGGCCCGCTGTCGTGGCCGTTCCTGGAGGACGACGCCCCGCGGACGACGGCGGCCGAGCGGTGGGGCGTCGCGACGGCGCACCCGCGCGTCCTCCTCTGCGGCGCCGGGGCCCGACGTGGTGGCGCGGTCAGCGGACTCGGCGGGCACAACGCTGCGATGGCCGTCCTGGACGCCTGA